From the Garra rufa chromosome 17, GarRuf1.0, whole genome shotgun sequence genome, one window contains:
- the stmn2b gene encoding stathmin-2b → MAKTAIAYKEKMKELSLVSLICSCLYPEARKTVMGEFEDMEVKPINKRASGQAFEVILKPPSPTADGSYSITTPPKKRDMSLEDIQKKLEAAEDRRRSQEAQVLRALAEKREHERDVLLKAMEENSNFSRMAEEKLIMKMELIKENRDAYIAAMLERLHEKEKHAQEVRRNKELREELTA, encoded by the exons ATGGCCAAAACTGCGATCG CATACAAAGAGAAGATGAAGGAGCTTTCCCTCGTCTCCCTCATCTGCTCCTGTCTCTACCCAGAGGCACGCAAGACTGTCATGGGCGAGTTTGAAG ACATGGAGGTTAAGCCCATTAATAAGCGGGCTTCTGGCCAGGCCTTTGAGGTCATCCTGAAGCCTCCCTCTCCCACGGCTGACGGCTCCTACAGCATCACTACACCTCCCAAAAAGAGGGACATGTCCCTGGAGGACATCCAGAAGAAGCTGGAGGCAGCAGAGGACAGGAGGAGA TCCCAGGAGGCTCAAGTCTTGAGGGCCCTGGCTGAGAAACGTGAGCACGAGCGGGATGTCCTGCTGAAAGCCATGGAGGAGAACAGCAACTTCAGTAGGATGGCAGAGGAGAAACTCATCATGAAGATGGAGCTGATCAAGGAGAACCGTGATGCCTACATTGCAGCCATGCTGGAGCGACTGCATGAGAAG GAGAAGCACGCTCAGGAGGTGCGCAGAAACAAAGAGCTGAGGGAAGAATTGACAGCATGA